From Pseudomonas sp. AN-1:
CCTTCGGACCGGTGGTCACGTCGAAGGACACTTTCTGGTTCTCGGCCAGGGTCTTGAAGCCCTGAGCGCGGATTTCGGAGAAGTGGGCGAACAGATCGTCACCACCGTCGTCCGGCTTGATGAAACCGAAACCTTTGGTGTCGTTGAACCACTTAACAGTGCCAGTTGCCATTTCGTGCAATTCCTAGGTGTTGATTTGTTGCTGGACCGGAGTCCCTGGGTGTGGAATCAAGATGTCGAGAATGACGGACTGACGTACTGATTCAGTGCGTTTACAGCTGACGTATTCCGCCTTGACCAACGACTTCACTTTGCCCGTTCCCGTCCGGCATGGCAAACACTTTTTTGTCCGGCCGCGACAAATCGCGGCCGGCCGATCGTGAGGCCTTACTGCTGCAGCTCCTGCTCGCCGAACAGGCCGTCGAACAGCATGGTCGACAGGTAGCGCTCGCCGGAGTCGGGGAGAATTACCACGATGGTCTTGCCCTGCATGGCAGGCTCCTGGGCGATGCGCACCGCGGCGGCCATGGCCGCGCCGCAGGAGATGCCGCAGAGGATGCCTTCCTCGCGCATCAGGCGCAGGGCCATGGCCTTGGCCTCGTCGTCGCCGACCTGCTCGACGCGATCGACCAGCGACAGGTCGAGATTCTTCGGCACGAAGCCGGCGCCGATGCCCTGGATCTTGTGCGGTGCGGGCTTGACCTCGGCACCTGCCAGGGTCTGGCTGATCACTGGCGAGCCGGTCGGCTCCACGGCCACCGAGAGGATCGGCTTGCCCATGGTGTTCTTGATGTAGCGCGACACCCCGGTGATGGTGCCGCCGGTGCCGACGCCGGCCACCAGCACGTCGATGGCGCCGTCGGTGTCGTTCCAGATTTCCGGGCCGGTGGTCTGCTCATGGATCGCTGGGTTGGCCGGGTTCTCGAACTGCTGCAGCAGCAGGTACTGGGCCGGATCGGAGCTGGCGATCTCGCTGGCCTTGTCGATGGCGCCCTTCATGCCCTTGGCCGGCTCGGTCAGCACCAGTTCGGCGCCGAGTGCCTTGAGCACCTTGCGCCGCTCCAGGCTCATCGAGGCCGGCATGGTCAGGATCAGCCGGTAGCCCTTGGCGGCGGCGACGAAGGCCAGGCCGATGCCGGTGTTGCCCGAGGTCGGCTCGACGATGGCCATCCCCGGCTTGAGCCGGCCGCTCTGCTCGGCCTCCCAGATCATGTTGGCGCCGATCCGGCACTTCACCGAGTAGCCCGGGTTGCGGCCCTCGTTCTTGGCCAGGATGGTCACGCCCTGCGGGCCGAGGCGGTTGATGCGGATCAGCGGCGTGTTGCCGATGGCTTGGGCGTTGTCTGCGTAGATGCGGCTCATGTCGGGCCTTCTCCTCCGATGGAAAGCTAAACCGCAACAGCCTATGCCGTCGCCGAGGAGGCGTCCAGCGGCGCCAGGCGCGCTCCTGCACCAGTCCGGTGCGCTGCGGCGTTCACAGGCCGCTTTCCCTCGCGCTATAGTCGGGAATTGGCCGCCGCAGGGCCGGCCGCGCATCTCACGAGAGACATTTTCGATGAAGTTCGAAGGCACCGCTTCCTACGTCGCCACCGACGACCTCAAGCTGGCGGTCAACGCCGCCATCACCCTGCAGCGCCCGCTGCTGGTCAAGGGCGAGCCGGGCACCGGCAAGACCCTGCTCGCCGAGCAGCTGGCCGAGGCGCTGGGCACCCGGCTGATCACCTGGCACATCAAGTCGACCACCAAGGCCCACCAGGGACTCTACGAGTACGACGCGGTGAGCCGCCTGCGCGATTCGCAGCTGGGCGTGGACAAGGTCCACGACGTGCGCAACTACATCAGGAAGGGCAAGCTGTGGGAGGCCTTCGAGGCCGGCGAGCGGGTGGTGCTGCTGATCGACGAGATCGACAAGGCCGACATCGAGTTCCCCAACGACCTGCTGCAGGAACTCGACCGCATGGAGTTCTTCGTCTACGAGACCGGCGAGACGATCCGGGCGACGCAGCGGCCGATCATCATCATCACCTCCAACAACGAGAAGGAGCTGCCGGACGCCTTCCTGCGCCGCTGCTTCTTCCACTACATCGCCTTCCCCGACCGCGCCACCCTGCAGAAGATCGTCGACGTGCACTTCCCCGGCATCCGCCAGGAGCTGGTGCAGGAGGCGCTGGAGATCTTCTTCGACATCCGCAAGGTGCCGGGGCTGAAGAAGAAACCCTCGACCTCGGAGCTGGTCGACTGGCTCAAGCTGCTGATGGCCGACCAGATCGGCGAGGCGGTGCTGCGCGAGCGCGATCCGACCAAGGCCATCCCGCCGCTGGCCGGTGCGCTGGTGAAGAACGAACAGGACGTGATGCTGCTCGAGCGCCTGGCGTTCATGAGCCGCCGTGCCGGGCGGTAGTGTGGAAAGCCCGCAACGCGGTTTTTCACCGGTGGGCAACGCTGCGCGGCTGCCCACCCTACGGTTTTCTCCGGGGACATAGAAATGCTGCTCAACCTGTTCAACGAGCTGCGCGCGGCGAAGGTGCCGGTATCGCTGCGCGAGCTGCTCGACCTGCTCGAGGCGCTGCAGCGTCATGTGGTGTTCGCCGACCTGGACGCCTTCTACTATCTGGCGCGCACCACCCTGGTGAAGGACGAGCGGCATTTCGACAAGTTCGACCGTGCCTTCGCCGTCTACTTCAAGGGGCTCGCCGACCTCGACACCGCGCTGCAGGCGCTGATCCCCGAGGAGTGGCTGCGCAAGGAGTTCGAGCGTTTCCTGAGCCCGGAGGACAGGGCGCAGCTGAAGAGCCTGGGCGGCCTCGATGCGCTGCTCGAGGCGTTCAGGCAGCGCCTGGCCGAGCAGAAGGAGCGCCACGCCGGCGGCAACAAGTGGATCGGCACCGGCGGCACCAGCCCGTTCGGCTCGGGCGGCTATCATCCCGAGGGCATCCGCGTCGGCGACGCCGGCGAGCGCCAGGGGCGGGCGGCCAAGGTCTGGGAGCAGCGCCAGTACCGCAACCTCGACGACCAGATGGAACTCGGCTCGCGCAACATCCAGCTGGCCCTGCGCCGCCTGCGCCGGTTCGCCCGCGAGGGCGCGGCCGAGGAGTTCGATCTCGACGGCACCATCGAGCACACCGCGCGCGATGCCGGTCTGCTCAACATCCGCATGCGCCCCGAGCGGCGCAATGCGGTGAAGCTCCTGCTGCTGCTCGACATCGGCGGCTCGATGGACGCCCACGTCAAGGTGTGCGAGGAGCTGTTCTCCGCCTGCCGCAGCGAGTTCAAGCACCTCGAGCACTTCTATTTCCACAACTTCGTCTACGAGTCGGTGTGGAAGGACAACCAGCGCCGCCACGGCGAGCGCATCGCCACCCACGACCTGCTGCACAAGTACGGCCCGGACTACAAGGTGGTGTTCGTCGGCGACGCTTCCATGGGCCCCTACGAGATCACCCATGCCGGCGGCAGCGTCGAGCACTGGAACGAGGAACCGGGCTTCGTGTGGATGCAGCGCTTCATGGACACCTACAGGAAGCTCATCT
This genomic window contains:
- a CDS encoding cold-shock protein; protein product: MATGTVKWFNDTKGFGFIKPDDGGDDLFAHFSEIRAQGFKTLAENQKVSFDVTTGPKGKQASNIQVIG
- the cysK gene encoding cysteine synthase A — protein: MSRIYADNAQAIGNTPLIRINRLGPQGVTILAKNEGRNPGYSVKCRIGANMIWEAEQSGRLKPGMAIVEPTSGNTGIGLAFVAAAKGYRLILTMPASMSLERRKVLKALGAELVLTEPAKGMKGAIDKASEIASSDPAQYLLLQQFENPANPAIHEQTTGPEIWNDTDGAIDVLVAGVGTGGTITGVSRYIKNTMGKPILSVAVEPTGSPVISQTLAGAEVKPAPHKIQGIGAGFVPKNLDLSLVDRVEQVGDDEAKAMALRLMREEGILCGISCGAAMAAAVRIAQEPAMQGKTIVVILPDSGERYLSTMLFDGLFGEQELQQ
- a CDS encoding AAA family ATPase; this encodes MKFEGTASYVATDDLKLAVNAAITLQRPLLVKGEPGTGKTLLAEQLAEALGTRLITWHIKSTTKAHQGLYEYDAVSRLRDSQLGVDKVHDVRNYIRKGKLWEAFEAGERVVLLIDEIDKADIEFPNDLLQELDRMEFFVYETGETIRATQRPIIIITSNNEKELPDAFLRRCFFHYIAFPDRATLQKIVDVHFPGIRQELVQEALEIFFDIRKVPGLKKKPSTSELVDWLKLLMADQIGEAVLRERDPTKAIPPLAGALVKNEQDVMLLERLAFMSRRAGR
- a CDS encoding VWA domain-containing protein → MLLNLFNELRAAKVPVSLRELLDLLEALQRHVVFADLDAFYYLARTTLVKDERHFDKFDRAFAVYFKGLADLDTALQALIPEEWLRKEFERFLSPEDRAQLKSLGGLDALLEAFRQRLAEQKERHAGGNKWIGTGGTSPFGSGGYHPEGIRVGDAGERQGRAAKVWEQRQYRNLDDQMELGSRNIQLALRRLRRFAREGAAEEFDLDGTIEHTARDAGLLNIRMRPERRNAVKLLLLLDIGGSMDAHVKVCEELFSACRSEFKHLEHFYFHNFVYESVWKDNQRRHGERIATHDLLHKYGPDYKVVFVGDASMGPYEITHAGGSVEHWNEEPGFVWMQRFMDTYRKLIWINPYPQDAWKYSTSTALVRELVQERMYPLTPAGLEEGMRFLAAN